TGCAACCTGATTATCTGGCCAGTACTGTTTGTGAAGTTCCAAAAATGTTGTCAACGCTACAGGAAAAATGTTTTGAAGCTCAGAGTGAAGCTTATGATGTTTATGTTAGAAATGACATGAATGGATCTGTGATACCAGAAAGGTTTAGTACAGAATCAGCAGAGAAACTCTTAAGAAGCCATGACGGTAATGTTTACTAATGTTTGGATTAAACATCTCATCCTCATTGAATGCCATGCTTCTTGTTTTCTTaccaaacttttaattctgCAGGGACAGAATGTaagatattttcttttgatattgCCATGGAAATAGATTCCGATTCATGTGAAACAGTGAGCGATAAGCAAGCCCTGGCTACGCAACCTTCTGCTCAGCACCTTTTACATAGTTCTAGATGTGGGGAGATTACATCAAAGAAATCAGATGCTCAAAGCAACAATAGTCACCAGGGAAGATCAGTTGCAGATGTAATCCAAGTACAAGGGAATTCATCTTTTGAAGGGATAGAGATTAACTGCCAATCAGATCATGCCTTGTACAGCTTGTGTAGCACAATGAGTACATCTATGGATTGTCAACCTGACATTCTTGACAAGATGGAAAATAGAGCAGACATGTCAGGGAAGCCACAACATCCAGTTCACCACTTAGATCGCCTGGGATCTAGTGAGTGCATTTCGCTTGATTTAGAACGAAGGATCGTTACAAGTAACTGGAAGAGTTCCGTGTCATATAAAGTTCATACCAGTGTAGATTCTTCCTCTCAAAGAACTATGTCTAGCCTATCAGATATCATCCACTTTAATTCACTGAGGATGAAATCTTTGTCCAGTAGCAGCAGTAGTCTAAGTGGTAATGTAGCAACTGTTCCCCAAGATTCTTTACCTAACTGCTCTGATATCTTATCAGATGGTGATGGAGAGTACACAAGGAAGGTACATTTGTATATAAAAAGTacctttttattaaaaaattcttTCCATTGGAAAACAAGTTTAACCTGTTCAGAGTTATATTCTAGAATTCTCAGTACTTAACATGAATACTTTAAACTGTTTTCAGTTATTAAATTCTGTTTTGAAGCATTCATATGTTTTGGTcgtgtttgtttgtttcttttcctGTGTTACATGGGGCTGTGCATTGTTATTTTTATTGACAAGAACTCTAAACAACTTTCGTTCTTTGTTTACAGACAAACAACTGCTCTGTATATCCTGGTGCAGATGTAAAATATGTGGCAGTAGACGACCAGATATTGAATCATACGGATTATGTTTCATCTGGGTGTGAAGTGTTGAATCCAGAAAATCAtcccagctccactccaccaAGTACATTTCCAAGCTATGCTTCTTCAGATCAGCAAAGTCAGCAAGCCTGTGCTTCAAACTGTTCCAACAAAGAACTTGGCGAGAAATGTATTCATGATGATCCTGGACAGCCTGTCTCAGATGGTCATATTCCATTGCAAAATGGTGATAATTGTGCTGACTTCGATGAAACCGTTGAAGTGCACCAAAGCTGTGGCATTCCTATTCCAGCTAACAGTCCAACCATCAAAGAAAGGGTACTTGAGGCATATCATGATTCCACAAAGTGGGTCAACCTGAGCTCCAATCTCTCCTCGAAGTGTAAGATTAACAGTAAGATAACATCCCCGCTGAGGAGTAAGTATGAATCATTGACAGCTAGGTTTGAGAAACTTTTGGGCCCAGCCTCCCTCGTGGAGGTGGAACCTAAATGGCATTATCCAAGTTATGACACCAAAATGATGGGGGTTTTTGGTAATCAAGAGGATTGTGAAATTCCTTTGACACCATCATTTGGAAAGTATAGCCTGCAGAAGCCATCAGGAGTCTGTTATACTTCCAACTGTACAGGTTCCATAACAGATCTTGCTTGCTTCCAAATTGATGAAGATAGCAGTACTTCAGAAGCTTCCAGAAAATATATGGATGTAGGGAGGCTAGATTTGCCAACCACTACAGCTTCCAGTAGGGAGTCTGATCATCAAGCACACCTCATAATTGATCAAGCCATGCAAAACCCAAAGGAGAACCGTGCTCCTTCAATTAGGAAAGAAGTTAAAGTGACACAGTCCCTCCATGACAGAGAAAGCAAGGGAAGAATTCTGGGTAATCAAAATGAAAGTCACAAAAGTGAAGCAAATCTTGACAAAGGATGGAAACCTAGTAATATTGTCACTAGCATGACATCATTTATACCACTTGTAAAACAAAAGCAACGGCCTACAACAGTATGTGGTAAGTCTTATGTGTGTGAAATCATTTTTAGCTAAAATGTATGTTGAATCATTATGCTAATGCAATCTTGCGataagctaggatcataagcaCAATGGCATTCAACATCACTACATTTCCTCTGTTCACATATTATGAATGTCGCATATATCTCAAAACATTTAACTTGTTGTAGTGAAAAGAGATGTTAGAGTAAAGGCGCTCGAGGTGGCTGAAGCTGTAAAGCATCGTGAACAGAAGAAACAAAATGAGCGTGAGATGCGCAAAGCAGCTGCTGAACTAGAGCGCGAGAGAGTAAAGCAAGAGAGGGAGCAAAAACTTAAACagatggagcagaagaagaaaacggATGCTAGAAAGAGGCAGTGGGAAGATGATGGAAGgaaggaaaaggagaagaaaaagaaatgcattGAAGAACCACGTAAACAGCAAAAACAGCTGGGAGAAAGAATGCATGCTGGGAACAGTCGGGAAGATGCTAGTCAGAAGGATCCTGTGAGTAAACACCATAATTCATATTGTCTTTTTTACAATACCTTGAAATCTACATTGTTTTTCAATTGGCTTAATCATTGCAGGATGACACAGAAATCAGGAAGAATACTGTCAGAGTAGTGATAAACCAATTATTATCTGATGAAAAGACAGAATCTTTTCCTATATTAGTAACATCTGGAAGCAACAATGTAAAAGCTGTGGTTGCAGATGGGAATTCTGGAAGTTCTGGTCATCAGATTCATGGAAGATTATCTGATGATGCCGATAAGGTGCATGCTTACATTAAGTTTTGTAAGTTAATGGCAGGGACCTATTTTGTGGTTGCATATAGTAATGCTGATCATTAATATTGAATTGATGACTTGGTACTATACACTTCTGAACTTTGAGCAGTTGTTGCAACAGTTTGAATGCTGAGTAATTTCGTAAACTTTGAACTATCAAATGTTTGAAGCTTTGAAtattaatatgtttattttttttaaagttggaTATTCAAAATCATTGTCAGTAAAAGTGTTTCTGTGCTGTAGCAGCTTATATCATTACTAGTGATGTAGAGTTACGAGAATTAATGGTCAAAATCGCATCTCGGAGAccataaaactaaaaaaacttataaaaGTGAAAGAACAAAGCAAGTACTGATTACTGAATCTGGATATTGTCCCCTACTCCCCTGTAGTCTGTGTTTTGGTTACTTGGAGTAATGTTTGGGTATATCCATCAGTTTCTTAACAACTGCTGGCCAAAACTACACACAACTGCAATATGGGCTGCTTTATTTGCTTTTAAATATCATATGTTGTCAGATATCATAACATATTGAAAACAATACTTCACATTTTTGGTGCACATCTGCTGCAGTCCTATGAAATGTCTCCTTATGAAGATTCTGATGAAGAGGATGGTGGTGACTTGGAGCACAAAGAGAAAGTAAGGCGCAGACAGAAACATATTCCACCATGGACTCGGTCAGTGTTCTACTACCTTCGTCCCGTAATAAGCTCATTTTTAGTTCATtccatttatcccaaaataagtttatttttagagtaatcattgcatcggagtttgtgaaagtaggaAATATTGTATTGAGAGTAGATAAAGTGAGGAATAGTTgtattgggatttgataaagtaggggtattctagtctttttggttttgtattggtatgtgtggaTGAGTGAAAGATGAactttattttgggatggagagagtagattTATAGTCGAAGCAATCCTCTCTAAACTAGTACTCTCTCCGGCTccataattcttgacgttttggacaagattgAGTTTAAACATTTATgactttgactatcaataatTTTTAAACTATTAGTTTAAAGATACTAGAACAACacatatagatttgtcttacaaagtactataataaaagtaaaaaatgtatttatttattgtatatattataatagaaaaacatagccaaatatatattttgtagtctgtcattgtccaaaacgttaaGAATTGTGGAACCGGATGGAGAAGTACTTTTAATAGGACACGACACATTGTGCCAAACTTGTCATGGGCAGGGTTAACCTTACTGGAGAGGAGTGGTTACCACACCCTGTGGTGATAAGTCTGGTAACTAAGGTAACTGTGCGGTTATTACAGTGAACAGTGGGAAAGCTGGACGACATTtatgaaaaattcaaaattttgtttaaatttattttgattaCCGGGCACTTATCGTTACTGCGCCTCCGTGGTGAGACCGGTTACTGCGGTAACTGGCAGTAAGGGAAATCCTGGTCATGGGTCAGCAGTTCTCTAGTTCTTGTTGCATCTGTTTTGCCTTTGCATTTCAatgttaaacatgtttaaattttttaacctttctaaaaaaatatgctcCCCCTTTTCATTCATTGAAAAGGACTTAGGTTTGTGAATGTTACGTTGCTGATGATTTCCTGTTGAGGACACAATAGACTAACAAACCCGTAATTTATGTTGCTGATGAAACCAAGAATATTATGCTGTGCTTATTAGAAAGAATTGTCCACTAATGTTCCACCCCTGATTTTTTCCCCTTATTTTCAGGAAAGAAATCTTGGATGAAATACTTCTATCCAATCGGACCTTAGACCCTAGAGAAATTTTTGAACGAAAGTGCTCTTTCAGTTTATCTGACGGTAAGCTTTGGCATGATGTTTATTAGTATgtgcacatatttattttaggtATTGTTGTGATTAAATCTGTAGGTTCCTACCTTCTCTGCAGTTCTTGCACCCCCCATTCCACAACGGCGATTAAATTAGTTGGATATTTCACAACCTTGTGAAAGTGATATTCTACAACATCGCTGAGCTCCTTGTTTAGTAACAAAATGTACAGGCAAATCTCAACATTCCTACTGGTAGTGATACATGTTACTCAAGTGGCTTTTGCCTTTTGTGGCCTGTGTGTATCTTAGTTATGCAGATGGTAGAAGTCATTTTAAGATGGCTGTATCACCTTTCTTTAGGCTGAAGATCTTCGGAATGATCATATCTGTACATAATTTTGCTTCTTTCACAATAAATGATTGACCTTCTTTGATGCTCGTGCAAGCAAAGCATCCATATTGTATGCCAAAATGGCGCCCTGCTGCTATACACTAGTAAGATTTCACAGCTACTACTGTTGAAGCGATAGTGGCTTCATTATGTTTGCAGGATTCTTCATCACAATATATCTGGTTATCTGCACATTGCCCTGCCTATATGTCTGGACTAAGCTCAACCAGGAGAAACAATTGTTGGGTATAAGTTTCTGCCTATGCAGCTCGCTTGGATCTGGGGCTTGTGACATTATCCAAAAACTTCTGTAAGGCTTGTTGAagtgttttatttcctttttctgttaATCAACAAATCATGTTCTGTCACTGATGCCCAGTGGGCAGACCATCTTTCCGATCTGgggttgcaagttgcaaccttGTCAGCACCATGTGATGTGTATGGagatttaaaaagagaaaaggaaagggaCATATCTGAAGAACAAAGCTGCTGGCAGAATATCTTGTTTACTACATGTCCTGATTCCAATCCTGTTTTTAGGTCAACTATAATCTTGCCTTTTATACCTAATTGCTGTTTAAACTTGCAGTTGCCTAACATAGCGCATCACATTCTGGTGGGCTCCATATTGCTACTATCGATCTGAGTTGTAAGTTGTTAACACATTTTCCTATTACATTACATCTTGTGGCCTGTGATTCTGCATCTACTGTTGGTGCGTACTAGTCCTGCAAGTCCTTTATACTAATGAAACCTTTTTCACTTTGCAGGTGACTGATAAAAGGCTGCCGGTTTTGTCCCTCAGCTTGTTTTGCATCTAATTGGGAGTACTCACCTGCCACTGTCAATTCCAGGTAACGTCTAGTATAACCGTCATACCATTCTGATTCTTTTGTTTAGGAGAAACCATTCATAGAACAAGCCAAACATGTTTCATTGGACCCATCCTACTCAATACCATTTTGACTGGTTTAGCAAGCACGTTTTGCACTTAGGATTCTGCCATATCTCATTATCCCCTGACACTGCACATGTAGCCTCCAAAGATTAGAACAAGTACTTGGAAGGCATCTCCAATAGATGCCTTTGTACATTGAGGGGCTCCATGTGCTGGGGCTCATGGCTCCAAACCTAGATAGGCTTTGTTGTATCAAGCTTAAACTAACCACTATCTGTTTTCGCCTGCTCTAAACCATCTTATTTGGCCATTAATTATAACTCATTTGACTGTACATAATGGCTATTAGCTCTTGTATATATGCCTACCTGCTGTGGCTTAAATGGCTAAGTTTGAATGGCCAGTCAAGCATGCTGCAAACCTAGCATGGACCTGAATGACCTAACAACCCTTGAAAGATTCCTTTCGAGTTGCACTTGCTCAGCTCGCCTTGATGTAGATCCATGGACCACGTAGAGTAGAATAGCCATTTTCTCTCTGATGATAGCGATGACGGACCAGGAAAAGGTGACATAACAGTGTAGCCTAGCATTGAGCCTTTTACTCGTTGAGTGTGTCTGTGCGCGCGCGCTCCTCGTAGCCTGCCAATCGGTGCCCTAGAAACTGAACAGAAACAATTAGCCGTGTTACTGCTTGTTTCAGAAAATCAGAACTCAACTTCCCATTCCTGCTTCTTACGAGCTCCCGTTTTGGTTCTGCAAAACTGTTGTGAGTGATGAGCACTATGAACAGATCTTTggtagtagtggtggtggtagtatAGTACGCATGAATAGGAGCTTTCGGAGATTTGGATGGTGATGGGATGAGCAGGGCTGCTCTGTGCTGTTTGCTGATGAGGCAACATGGCAGCTACAAAGATTCTGCAAACCTGGCCCCCCATAGATCTGGCTGTCGCAACTGTTATTGTCTCAGTACATGTACATTGATATACatatctgaattttaattacatATAGATTTTATTTGGCTAAAAGCTGGTCCATTTCATGGTGTTGAAATATGGCAGGAGCAACCAGGAAGCATCAAACAGGCAAGAAAATTATGATACTGCTTAATAACTGCTCACCATATAGTGATTACTGCTTAATAACTGCTCACCCTGTTTAGGAGAGTTTTTCGTAGCTACAATTTCTAATTCCCTTAAATAATATTACCAAATCACATTTGTGTGCttatgtggagaagagaagaaaaacgaGGCCCTTCGTTTCCAAAATAAGCGTAGCCATGAGTTTCTATGTCTAACTTTGATCgttcttttatttgattttttttatgattagtaattttattattattagattataaaacatgaatagtattttatgtatggcttttatttttagttttttttaaaaaaattaaataggaCGAACGATTAAAGTTTAACACGGAAACTCATGACTGCGCTTTTTTTAAGGACAGAGTGAGTAGATTATATATAGATGATGTTTCAATTTTTGAGACTAGTAgctgactatactattaaacttactctaatAGAAATTATAAGCTGAAAAATCTAGCGTTTTCATATTATTCTTACTATCTGACTATTATGTTACTAGCAGTTATTTCTCAGAATTTAGAGCTCTCAAACAAGGCTCTCAGCACAAGGCTGTTTTCTTTCGCCGAAAGCCGTTTCCATTGCATGAAAGCGGCTTTCTAGTACAGTCAAATGCTTTGCTGCTAGGGTGAAGTGAAGTCCATATCTCGGACGAAGCGGCAGGCTGTTTCAAACTTCTCGGTCCTCGTGGGTTTTGATCTCATTTTAACCGCGCTTCAAGATTGGTGCGCCCAGCTCGAGATCAACCCACCACCAACCGTCCGTCTCACACATGGAGCTGGCCCGAATTCCGATGCCCTCGCCGTGGTGCTTTGCGCGCCTCGAGATTAGCGGCGGAATTATCCGGAGCCAAAGCTGCATCGGGGGCGCGGGCCGGGGGACAGGGAGTGATTGAAGGCTGCGAAGGTTGTttcctgcctctctctctctctctctctctcagac
The Oryza glaberrima chromosome 8, OglaRS2, whole genome shotgun sequence DNA segment above includes these coding regions:
- the LOC127783269 gene encoding uncharacterized protein LOC127783269; this translates as MEELFMQVFERRDWVKAQVQEQVVSYSESLACAILAAGRRPPPWLLPALDSVPARGNNTKMSSIDLAHMRNENSLHHAQSQTYQRVKPKTHEFGGCKPGGLHIVNYAGEIDQSQICVSQSVVQEFNIAHSLNEGLPSTSPVEVPHSVMSSLLQEDTSQPVESNLQGIPHSVSSPLPEQITMGVSETNSLTGMTCMASQLPENVSLLSLKSIALEGPDSVFTPLSQKEIADAGDTVSLMEPIAKTESVAGLISMASPQFDNDRLQTNLLEGPDSVPTSLSQADARHTAETDSVEILDQEEDTDTPREYSFPDKRVDENLKILEHQSSECHVRSPPCDGSSLRPDYLANAICEAPKMLSTSQENMLSDEQQGSECHVLSPPCDGSSLQPDYLASTVCEVPKMLSTLQEKCFEAQSEAYDVYVRNDMNGSVIPERFSTESAEKLLRSHDGTECKIFSFDIAMEIDSDSCETVSDKQALATQPSAQHLLHSSRCGEITSKKSDAQSNNSHQGRSVADVIQVQGNSSFEGIEINCQSDHALYSLCSTMSTSMDCQPDILDKMENRADMSGKPQHPVHHLDRLGSSECISLDLERRIVTSNWKSSVSYKVHTSVDSSSQRTMSSLSDIIHFNSLRMKSLSSSSSSLSGNVATVPQDSLPNCSDILSDGDGEYTRKTNNCSVYPGADVKYVAVDDQILNHTDYVSSGCEVLNPENHPSSTPPSTFPSYASSDQQSQQACASNCSNKELGEKCIHDDPGQPVSDGHIPLQNGDNCADFDETVEVHQSCGIPIPANSPTIKERVLEAYHDSTKWVNLSSNLSSKCKINSKITSPLRSKYESLTARFEKLLGPASLVEVEPKWHYPSYDTKMMGVFGNQEDCEIPLTPSFGKYSLQKPSGVCYTSNCTGSITDLACFQIDEDSSTSEASRKYMDVGRLDLPTTTASSRESDHQAHLIIDQAMQNPKENRAPSIRKEVKVTQSLHDRESKGRILGNQNESHKSEANLDKGWKPSNIVTSMTSFIPLVKQKQRPTTVCVKRDVRVKALEVAEAVKHREQKKQNEREMRKAAAELERERVKQEREQKLKQMEQKKKTDARKRQWEDDGRKEKEKKKKCIEEPRKQQKQLGERMHAGNSREDASQKDPDDTEIRKNTVRVVINQLLSDEKTESFPILVTSGSNNVKAVVADGNSGSSGHQIHGRLSDDADKSYEMSPYEDSDEEDGGDLEHKEKVRRRQKHIPPWTRKEILDEILLSNRTLDPREIFERKCSFSLSDGFFITIYLVICTLPCLYVWTKLNQEKQLLGISFCLCSSLGSGACDIIQKLLCLT